Proteins from a single region of Urocitellus parryii isolate mUroPar1 chromosome 4, mUroPar1.hap1, whole genome shotgun sequence:
- the Api5 gene encoding apoptosis inhibitor 5 isoform X1: MPTVEELYRNYGILADATEQVGQHKDAYQVILDGVKGGTKEKRLAAQFIPKFFKHFPELADSAINAQLDLCEDEDVSIRRQAIKELPQFATGENLPRVADILTQLLQTDDSAEFNLVNNALLSIFKMDAKGTLGGLFSQILQGEDIVRERAIKFLSTKLKTLPDEVLTKEVEELILTESKKVLEDVTGEEFVLFMKILSGLKSLQTVSGRQQLVELVAEQADLEQTFNPSDPDCVDRLLQCTRQAVPLFSKNVHSTRFVTYFCEQVLPNLSTLTTPVEGLDIQLEVLKLLAEMSSFCGDMEKLETNLRKLFDKLLEYMPLPPEEAENGENAGNEEPKLQFSYVECLLYSFHQLGRKLPDFLTAKLNAEKLKDFKIRLQYFARGLQVYIRQLRLALQGKTGEALKTEENKIKVVALKITNNINVLIKDLFHIPPSYKSTVTLSWKPVQKVEIGQKRANEDTTSGSPPKKSPAGPKRDARQIYNPPSGKYSSNLGNFNYEQRGAFRGSRGGRGWGTRGNRSRGRLY; the protein is encoded by the exons CATAAAGATGCCTATCAAGTGATATTGGATGGCGTGAAAGGCGGTACAAAGGAAAAACGATTAGCAGCTCAGTTTATTCCTAAATTCTTTAAGCATTTTCCAGAATTGGCTGATTCTGCTATCAATGCACAGTTAGACCTCTGTGAGGATGAAGATGTATCA ATTCGACGCCAAGCAATTAAAGAGCTGCCTCAATTTGCCACTGGAGAAAATCTTCCCCGAGTGGCAGATATACTGACCCAACTTTTGCAGACAG ATGACTCTGCAGAATTTAACTTAGTAAACAATGCCCTGTTAAGTATATTTAAGATGGATGCAAAAG GAACTTTAGGTGGCTTATTTAGCCAAATACTTCAAGGAGAGGACATTGTTAGAGAACGAGCTATTAAATTCCTATCTACAAAACTGAAGACTTTACCAGATGAAGTCCTAACAAAGGAAGTAGAGGAGCTTATCCTAACTGAATCCAAAAAG GTCTTGGAAGATGTGACTGGTGAAGAATTTGTTCTGTTCATGAAAATACTATCTGGGTTAAAAAGCTTACAGACAGTGAGTGGAAGACAGCAACTAGTAGAGCTTGTGGCTGAACAGGCCGACCTAGAACAGACCTTCAACCCCTCAGATCCTGACTGTGTGGACAGGCTCTTACAGTGCACGCGGCAAGCAGTACCCCTCTTCTCT AAAAATGTTCATTCCACAAGATTTGTGACTTATTTCTGTGAGCAAGTTCTCCCTAACCTCAGTACCTTGACTACCCCTGTGGAGGGTCTTGATATACAGTTAGAG gtattAAAGTTGTTGGCAGAAATGAGTTCATTTTGTGGTGACATGGAGAAGCTAGAAACAAATTTAAGGAAACTATTTGATAAGTTATTG GAATATATGCCTCTTCCTCCAGAAGAAGCAGAAAATGGGGAGAATGCTGGTAATGAAGAACCCAAGCTGCAGTTCAGTTATGTGGAATGTTTGTTGTACAGTTTTCATCAGTTGGGCCGAAAACTTCCAGATTTCTTAACAGCCAAACTGAATGCAGAAAAGCTCAAAGATTTCAAAATCAG GCTGCAATACTTTGCACGGGGCTTACAGGTTTATATTAGACAACTTCGCTTGGCTCTTCAGGGTAAAACAGGCGAGGCCTTAAAAACAGAAGAG AATAAGATTAAAGTTGTTGCGTTGAAAATAACGAACAATATCAATGTTTTAATCAAG GATCTCTTCCACATTCCTCCTTCATATAAGAGCACAGTAACATTATCCTGGAAACCTGTACAGAAGGTTGAGATAGG GCAAAAGAGAGCTAATGAAGATACAACTTCAGGTTCACCACCCAAGAAATCTCCAGCAGGACCAAAAAGGGATGCCAGGCAGATTTATAACCCCCCCAGTGGGAAATATAGCAGCAATTTGGGCAACTTTAATTATG AGCAGAGAGGAGCCTTCAGGGGAAGTAGAGGTGGCCGAGGTTGGGGAACCCGAGGAAATCGTAGTCGAGGAAGACTCTACTGA
- the Api5 gene encoding apoptosis inhibitor 5 isoform X2: MPTVEELYRNYGILADATEQVGQHKDAYQVILDGVKGGTKEKRLAAQFIPKFFKHFPELADSAINAQLDLCEDEDVSIRRQAIKELPQFATGENLPRVADILTQLLQTDDSAEFNLVNNALLSIFKMDAKGTLGGLFSQILQGEDIVRERAIKFLSTKLKTLPDEVLTKEVEELILTESKKVLEDVTGEEFVLFMKILSGLKSLQTVSGRQQLVELVAEQADLEQTFNPSDPDCVDRLLQCTRQAVPLFSKNVHSTRFVTYFCEQVLPNLSTLTTPVEGLDIQLEVLKLLAEMSSFCGDMEKLETNLRKLFDKLLEYMPLPPEEAENGENAGNEEPKLQFSYVECLLYSFHQLGRKLPDFLTAKLNAEKLKDFKIRLQYFARGLQVYIRQLRLALQGKTGEALKTEENKIKVVALKITNNINVLIKDLFHIPPSYKSTVTLSWKPVQKVEIGQKRANEDTTSGSPPKKSPAGPKRDARQIYNPPSGKYSSNLGNFNYERSLQGK; encoded by the exons CATAAAGATGCCTATCAAGTGATATTGGATGGCGTGAAAGGCGGTACAAAGGAAAAACGATTAGCAGCTCAGTTTATTCCTAAATTCTTTAAGCATTTTCCAGAATTGGCTGATTCTGCTATCAATGCACAGTTAGACCTCTGTGAGGATGAAGATGTATCA ATTCGACGCCAAGCAATTAAAGAGCTGCCTCAATTTGCCACTGGAGAAAATCTTCCCCGAGTGGCAGATATACTGACCCAACTTTTGCAGACAG ATGACTCTGCAGAATTTAACTTAGTAAACAATGCCCTGTTAAGTATATTTAAGATGGATGCAAAAG GAACTTTAGGTGGCTTATTTAGCCAAATACTTCAAGGAGAGGACATTGTTAGAGAACGAGCTATTAAATTCCTATCTACAAAACTGAAGACTTTACCAGATGAAGTCCTAACAAAGGAAGTAGAGGAGCTTATCCTAACTGAATCCAAAAAG GTCTTGGAAGATGTGACTGGTGAAGAATTTGTTCTGTTCATGAAAATACTATCTGGGTTAAAAAGCTTACAGACAGTGAGTGGAAGACAGCAACTAGTAGAGCTTGTGGCTGAACAGGCCGACCTAGAACAGACCTTCAACCCCTCAGATCCTGACTGTGTGGACAGGCTCTTACAGTGCACGCGGCAAGCAGTACCCCTCTTCTCT AAAAATGTTCATTCCACAAGATTTGTGACTTATTTCTGTGAGCAAGTTCTCCCTAACCTCAGTACCTTGACTACCCCTGTGGAGGGTCTTGATATACAGTTAGAG gtattAAAGTTGTTGGCAGAAATGAGTTCATTTTGTGGTGACATGGAGAAGCTAGAAACAAATTTAAGGAAACTATTTGATAAGTTATTG GAATATATGCCTCTTCCTCCAGAAGAAGCAGAAAATGGGGAGAATGCTGGTAATGAAGAACCCAAGCTGCAGTTCAGTTATGTGGAATGTTTGTTGTACAGTTTTCATCAGTTGGGCCGAAAACTTCCAGATTTCTTAACAGCCAAACTGAATGCAGAAAAGCTCAAAGATTTCAAAATCAG GCTGCAATACTTTGCACGGGGCTTACAGGTTTATATTAGACAACTTCGCTTGGCTCTTCAGGGTAAAACAGGCGAGGCCTTAAAAACAGAAGAG AATAAGATTAAAGTTGTTGCGTTGAAAATAACGAACAATATCAATGTTTTAATCAAG GATCTCTTCCACATTCCTCCTTCATATAAGAGCACAGTAACATTATCCTGGAAACCTGTACAGAAGGTTGAGATAGG GCAAAAGAGAGCTAATGAAGATACAACTTCAGGTTCACCACCCAAGAAATCTCCAGCAGGACCAAAAAGGGATGCCAGGCAGATTTATAACCCCCCCAGTGGGAAATATAGCAGCAATTTGGGCAACTTTAATTATG AGAGGAGCCTTCAGGGGAAGTAG